The genomic interval AGAAGAGCTACGGCGCCAAGCACCTGCGTCATCCGCTGGTCGGCGAACTGACCCTGCACTACGAGTCGTTCCCCCTGTCCGACGGCACCGAACAGGTCCTGATCACCTACCACGCGGAACCGGGTTCGCCGTCCGCCGACGCCCTGCGGCTGCTGGCGAGCTGGGGCACGGACGCCACCCGCGTGGGTGAGTCCGCCCGCCCCTGACCCGGCGCCCGCTCAGCCCTGGTACGGCGGGGCCGCCCCCCAGTTCCACTTCGGCACGGGCTGCTCCGCGGGCGGCGTGGCGTCCGGCCCCGAGAAGTGGACCGCGAGCCGGGTGCCCCACTCGACGTAGGCGAGGAACGCCGAGCGGAACGCCGCGTCGGTGGGCAGCCCGGCCTCGTCGGCGGCGTCCTGGATGAGGTTCACCCAGCGGCGGCGCTGCTGCTCGGTGATGTCGCGGCCCAGGTGCTTGGCGACCATGTGGCCGTGGCCGCCCTGGGTCTCCGAGTAGGCGGTCGGCCCGCCGAAGACCTCCGCGAGCCACAGGGCGACATGCTCGGCGTGCTCGGGGGCAAGGCCCGCGAACACCGGGGCCAGGAGGTCGTCGGCCAGGACCTTCTCGTAGAACACCGTGGTCAGCCGGCCGAAGGCCTCCGCGCCGCCCGCCCACGCGAACAGGGTGGGCACGGCGGCGCCCCGGCCACGGACCGTCGTCGGTTTGTAGTGGCGCATCTCCTCGATGTTCTCGATGTACGGCCGGATCGCGGCGAGGAAGTCCGGGAACAGCTCGGACTTCCGGAAGCCCTCCAGATGGTCCTCGGTGGAGGTCCAGGTGATCCGCAGGACGAAGTGCTCGAAGTCCTCCTCGCACCGCGCCAGCTCGAAGTCGACGCACTGCGGGGCCGCCGCCAGCTGGACCGAGGCGTGGGTGTAGGCGGACAGGAACTCCGGCGAGCGGTCTTCAGGGATGCGGTAGCGGATGTACTCGACGGTTTCTGTGGTCATACGGCCACTCAAACACGGGCGGTCGCCGGAAGCCGCTCTTCCGGTGATCGGATCGCGGTCGCTGATCAGAGTTGTCGCTCGGAGTCGCCGGTCAGCGGCCCTGGACGGCCGGCTGACGCACGCGAAAGGCCCGCCGGAAGCGGTGTGCTTCCGGCGGGCCTTCCGACTACCGCTTCCTACAGGTCACTTCCCGTAGTACGCGTTGTAGATCGAGATCGTCGACTTGTTGCCCTTCTTGTCGGCGATCTTGGCGTGGAAGGAGATGGCCTTCCCCTTCGCCGGGTTCTTCACAGTGATCTTGCCGCCCGAGACCGTGACCTTCTTCCAGGTCTGGCCGTAGTCGTACGACACGTACACCGCGAGGGACTTCAGGTTGGAGCCCTTCGCGGAGCCCTCGACGGTCACCGGGATCTTGACCGTCTTACCGGCCTCGACGCGGCTGTCCAGACCCGTGGTCGCGTTGAAGCGGACCGTGGAGGCGGGCAGCTTGGTGAGATCGGCCGACTTCTTGGACGCGAACGTCCAGCTGGCGTCGATCCGGGTGGAGGCCGCCGCGACCTTGACACTGCGCTTGACCGAGGTCGTCAGCTTGTAGTTGGCCTGGCCGGCCGGGACCTTGAAGGTCTTCTCGCCGAACAGCGGGTCGTCGTTCGAGCCGACCTTGACGCCGTTCTTGTACAGCGTGGTGTTGACCGAGGTGAACACCGAGGAGCCGGCGTGGCCCTGGCCGTCCGCGAACAGCGGGAGGGAGCCGAAGATCTCGTTGCCGTCGCGGTACAGACCGAAATCGGCGTTGAGATGCGGGCCGAAGACCGCGGTGTTGAAGGTCTTCGCGTAGGACTTGCCGCCCTGGAAGGACTGCGCGGCACCCAGGGTGTAGTACGCCTCGGAGAGCGGGAAGCCCTCCTCGTCGACACCGCCGGACTGCTCGAAGTCCATCTCCCACTTCACACCGCTGGGGGTGGACAGGTGCAGGGTGCGGGTGCCCGGCAGGGTCTGCTGGATACCCATCGAGGAAGCGGAGAAGGAGCCGGGCAGCCAGCCGACGGCGTTGATCGAGCCCTTCTTGTCGCTCGCCGCCGCGCCCATGCCGACCTTCACCTTGGCCAGCTCGCTCGCCTTGTAGTGCTTGGTGTACCCGGTGGCGAACTGCTTGACCTTGCCGCCGGCGACGGTGTCGTACTGCTCGGTGGCGCCCTTGCTCCAGTGGCCGTCGAACTGCTCGCTGAGCGAGCCGTCGGTCACCTGCGGACCGAAGTGGGCGGTACGGAAGCCCGCGTACGAGTCCAGGAACCAGCCGAAGCCGTAACCGCCGTCGGGCGTGTCGATCTGGAAGCCGGGGGAGGCGAACTCAGACTTGGCGGCCGTGTCCGGCACGGTGATGTCGACCGGCTTGGCCTTGCGCGCGTCCAGCGTGACCGTCGTGTTCTTCGTGACGTTCAGCTTCGGCTGGACCAGCCAGTCGGCGCCCTTGCTGAAGTCCTCCGGGTCCACGAAGTACGCGGAGTTGAGGACGTAACCGCCCTTGGGCACGCGGACGGTGACCGAGCCGTCCTCGTCGTACGGCGAGTACCACTTGCCGTTGGCGAGGCCCGAGATGCCGTACAGGTCCGCGCTGTAGTTCTTGGCCGGCTTGCCGTCGCGGTCGAGTACGTTCAGCGTGACGTCGTAGGACTCGACCTCCCGCTGCACCGCCGCCGCCGTACGCACCGTCTGGCCGCCGCCCGTCGCCGTCACGTACGCCGAGTAGGCGCCGTCGAGCGTGCCGCCCAGCTTGGAGTTGACGGTGAGGGGGACGGATGCCGTGCCGCCGTTCGCCGGGACCGTCACCGTGGTGGCACCCAGCTTGAAGAAGCCGGCCGGAGCGGCCTGGCCCTTCGGGTTGGTGGCCGTCGACGACAGCTTCAGCGTGACGTCCTTCGTACCGAGGTTGCGGTACGTCACCTGCTTGGTGTCCGGCTTGTCGTCGGTGTGCGGCCACTGCTGGGTGCCGAAGCTCACCGAGACCGGGTCGGCGATCACGGACTGCGTGATGGCCTTGTCGACCTGGATACGGCCCGAACCCTGCTGGAACGGGGTGTACTTGCCGCCCTTGGCGGAGCCCGTCAGGGCGCCCTTCAGCTCGGCGTAGCCCCAGTTCGGGTGCTCCTGCTTGAGGATCGCCGCCGCGCCCGCGACATGCGGGGTCGCCATCGACGTACCCGAGATGGTCAGGTAGCCGGGCGGCTTCTCGCCGACCTCCTGGTCGATGAGGCTGCCCTTGGCCGCGGCTGCGGTGATGTCGACGCCGGGCGCGGTGACGTCCGGCTTGATCGCACCGTCGCCGGTGCGTGGGCCGGTGCTGGAGAAGTCGGCCAGCTTGTCCTTGTCGTCGACGGCGCCGACGGTGAGCGCGGCGTCCGCGCTGCCCGGCGAACCGACGGATTCCGGACCCGAGTTGCCCGCGGCGATGGCGAAGAGGATGCCCTTCTCGGCGGAGAGCTTGTTGACCTCCGCCTCCAACGGGTCGATCTCCGGGGTGTCGCCGCCGCCCAGGCTGAGGTTGACGACGTTGGCGCCCTGCTCGGCCGCCCACTCCATGCCCGCGAGGATCTGCGAGTCGTCGCCGTAGCCGTCGTCGCTGAGCACCTTGCCGTTGAGCAGCTTGGCGCCCGGCGCCACACCCTTGTACTTGCCGTTCGACTTCGCGCCGGTACCGGCCGCGATGGAGGCGACGTGGGTGCCGTGGCCGAACTTGTCGGTCGCGTCGGCGGAGGTGGAGAAGTTCTTCGCCGCGATCACCTGGTCCTTGAGGTCCGGGTGGGTCGCGTCGATGCCGGTGTCCAGGACGGCGATCTTGACGCCCTTGCCGTCGTAGCCCTTGGCCCAGGCGGTCGGCGCGCCGATCTGCGGCACGGACTTGTCGAGGCTGGCCTTGCGGACGCCGTCGAGCCAGACGTGCGCGATGCCGGAGGCGGTCTTGTCGCCGTTGGTGACCGCGTCCCACAGCTCGGGCGCGTCCTCCTTCGGCGTCTGCACCGCGTCGGCGTTCAGGGAGGTCAGGGAGTGGCGGAGCGTGCCCGCGTCCCGGACGTCGTCCTTGGCCGCGGTCGCCGCGCCCTTGTAGCCGACGATCACCTTCAGTCCCTTGCTCTGGGACTTGCGGGTGGCGGCCTTGTTGAGCTCGGTGACGTCGAACAGCCGCTGGTCGAGCTTGCCGCTCGACACCAGGCGGACGACGTCGGACGGCAGCACATAGGTGTGGCCGTCGGCCTTGCGGAGCTGCACCGGTATGTGCTCACGGCCCTTCGCGGGCTCAAGGCCCACGACGCGGCCCTTGGCGTCCACGACGACACGGTCACCGGTGATCAGGGTGATGCGGTGCTTGGGCGTGAGCTGCGCCTTGTTCGACTGCGAGACACTCGCGGTCTGTTGCGCATCCGCCGACGCCGGGCTGGTCATGCCCGCCGCGAGCGCTACCGCGGCCGCCGTGGCGATCGTGGCCGCGCATGCCTTTTTCACTTGTCTGCGCAAGTTTCCCCCTTGCAGAAGGACCGGGTGAATTCCCCGTTCACCCGGGCGGGGGGAGAGTCGCACGCGTATACGTGCGCCCCCCGGCTCTCGCAGTATGCCGAGGGGTGATCACGACCTCAATAGACAACTCCCCGACAGCAAAGTCTGTTACAAGACTGCCGGATTCAGGGGGAGTTGAGGCTGCTCGCATTCACTGGTTCAGGAGGCGGCGTTCTCCTTCACCGTGATCCTGCCCTTGCGGATCGTGGCGAGGCGGGGGGCCTTCTTCGCGATGGCGGAGTCGTGGGTGACCATGATGAAGGTCAACCCCAGCTCCTTCCACATGCGTTCGAGTACGTCCATGATCTCGTCGCGCATCGACTCGTCCAGGTTGCCGGTGGGTTCGTCGGCGAGGAGCACCTTCGGCTCCTTGACGAGGGCCCGGGCGATGGCGACGCGCTGCTGCTGGCCGCCGGACAACTCGGAGGGCAGATGCCTCAACCGCTCCCCGAGCCCGACGGAGGCGAGGGCCTCGGCCGCCCGCTCCCGCCGCTCCTTCGTCTTCACGCCGAGGGGTACGAGGGCGGTCTCCACGTTCTCCTGGGCGGTGAGGGTGGGGATGAGGTTGAAGGACTGGAAGACGAAGCCGATGTTCTCACTGCGGACCCGGGTCAGCCTGGCCTCCGACAGCTTGGCCAAGTCGGTGCCGTCCAGCACGACTTCGCCCTCCGTGGGCTTGTCCAGTCCGCCGAGCATCTGCAGGAGGGTGGACTTGCCGCCGCCGGTGGGGCCCTGGATGACGAGACGGTCCCCGTCGGCGATGGTGAGGTCCACACCGGCGAGCGCGTCGACGGTGTCCTTGCCCCGGGTGTAGCGCTTGGTGACGCTTCTGAGTTCGTACATGGTGAGCTCCTGGGGTGGTGGGGGTTCGGGGTGGTGCGGGTTGTGCTCGGCTGTGGCGGTCGGTGGGGGCTGGTCGCGCAGTTCCCCGCGCCTCTACGGGGGCACGGTGGGAGCCTGCGTGACGGAGCCCACCCAGGGGCGCGGGGAACTGCGCGACCGGCCACGAACGCTCCCGCGGCCGCGAGACCGCAGGACGAGGCACATCCGTGGGCGCGGCCGGTACCGCAGCGGACGCCCGCTACTCGACTCGGCGCAACGCGTCCGCCGGCCGCAGTCGCGACGCGCGCCAGCCGCCGAACGCTCCCGCGATGAGACCGCCCGCCACCGCCAGACCCACCGCGATCGACACCGTCGTCAGACTGACCGGGGCCGTCAGGGCCACGTCCAGGGTCCTGGCGGCCGCCTGTCGGCCGGGGCCCCCGAAGCCCCCACCGCCGGGACCACCCGCGCCGCCACCGCCGCCACGGCCCAACTGGGCCTGCAGCGTGGGACTGATGGCGGTCACGACGTACGCCCCCGCGAGACCGAGCCCGATTCCCAGCGTCCCGCCGAGCAGCCCGTTGACCATCGCCTCGCCGACGACCTGCCGGGTCACCCGCCCCGACTTCCACCCCAGCGCCTTGAGCGTGCCGAACTCCCGTACCCGGCGCGAGACAGCGGAAGAAGTCAGCAGACCGGCCACCAGGAATGCGGCGACCAGCACCGCGATCGACAGCCACTTGCCGACATTCGTCGCGAGGGACGACGCCGTCGACAGCGATCCCGACACCGTGTCCGCGAGATCCGCCGAGGTCGTCACCGTCGTACCCGAGACGTTCTTCTGGATCGTCGACTTGACGGAGTCGATCTTCTGGGAGTCGGTCGCCTTGACGTAGATCGTGGTGACCTTGTTCTTCGAGTCGCTGAGCGTCTGCGCCTGGGTGAGCGGGACGTAGACGTTGGCCGCCGCGTCCCCGCTGTCCGCGGTGGCGATGCCGATCACCTTGAACTTGACGCTCTTGATGGTGACGGTGGAGCCGACCTTGAGCTTCTTCTCCTTGGCGTACGCGGAGTCGACGACGGCGACCTTGGCGTCGGTCTCGGTCGCCGTGAACGTACGGCCGCTGGTGATCTTGGAGGAGGTCAGCGGACCGAGGGCCGCCTTGGTGACGTCGGTGCCGAAGACGGAGTAGTTGTCGACGTCGAAGTCGGCGCCGCCGCCCTGCACTTCACCCTGGGGCTGGCCGGTACCGCCGCCGTTCCTGCCGAAGCCGCCTTCACCGCCCCCGTTGCCGTTCTGCTGGAACTGGCCGCGCGTGAACTGGCCGTTGATCTTGATGACCTGGAGGCTCAGTCCGCCGACCGCGTCCGAGACGCCGGTCTGCCCGTCGACCTTGGTGACCGTGGCCGCGGACAGGGTCTGGAAACCCTGCACCATCACGCGGTCGCTGCTCTGCTCCGCGTCGGACCCGTTGTCCTGCGCGTCGAACCGGAAGCGCGGCCGGTCCGACGAACTGGCCTGCGGCTGGGCGGCCTTGGTGACCGTCATGTCGGTGCCCAGTCCGTACAGCGACTGCAGGACCTTGTCCTGGGCCTTCCCCATGCCGGACGACACGGAACTGACCACGATGACCAGCGCGATCCCGAGCGCGAGCCCGGAGGCGACGACGAGGGCCGCCTTTCTGCGGCGGCGCAGTTCGCGCCTCAGGTAGGTGAAGAACATGGCCGCAAGCTAGGTACGGCGCGTGATGACTCCATAAGGTCCGAATAAGAGCTGCATGAGAAGCCTGTCCGGTAGCCAGGGACGAACCCTCACACACCTGTCAAGGCGGGACCGTTCAAGCCGAGAGGCGGCCGCCCCTCAGGGCAACCGCCTCTCCTTGCTCAGGTCGAAGTGGACGTCAGACCGCCGACCCCGCCTTCCAGTCCGCCCAGCTCAGGTTCCAGCCGTTGAGGCCGTTGTCCGGGGCCACCGTCTTGTCGCCGGTGTTCTTCACGACGACCACGTCACCGACGATCGAGTGGGTGTAGAACCAGTAGCCCGCCGTGCCGGTGTCGTTGGCGCCCTTGGTGTCGGACAGGCCCACGCAGCCGTGGCTGGTGTTGACGTTGCCGAAGACGGACTTCGCGCCCCAGTAGTTGCCGTGCACGAAGGTGCCGGAGTTGGTGAGCCGGATGGCGTGCGGCACGTCCTTGATGTCGTACTCGCCCTTGCCGTCATCGTCGGTGAAGCCCACGGTCGCGCCGTTCATGCGCGTCTCCTTGAACTTCTCGGACATCACCATGATGCCTTCGTACGTCTTGTTCTCCGGGGAACCGGCGGAGATCGGGATGGTCTTGATGACCGCGCCGTTGTGCGTGATCTTCATCTGCTTGGTCTTGGCGTCGACGTACGAGACCTGGTTGCGGCCGATCTTGAACGTGACCGTCTTCTGCTGGACGCCGTAGACACCGGAGGCACCCTCGACACCGTCGAGCGCGAGCTTCAGCGTGACGGTGGAGTTCTCCTTCCAGTACTGGTCGGGACGGCAGTCCATGCGGACGGTGGAGAACCAGTGGCAGACGACCTCCTGGCCGCTGCTGGAGGAGACCGTGATGCCCTTCTGCACGGCCGCCTTGTTGGTGATCTCCTTGTTGAAGTTGATCGACACCGGCATGCCCACGCCGACGGTCGAGCCGTCCTCGGGCGTGAAGTTGCCTATGAAGCTGTTGGCCGGGGAGACCGTCGTGAACGAGGCGTTCTCGTGGGCGACGAGCCCGTCGGAGTCCTTGGCCTCCGCGGCGACCTTGTAGGTCGTGGAGCGCTCCAGCTGGGTGCTGGGCTTCCAGCTGGTCTTGTCGGCGGACAGCGCGCCGGCCACCTTCGTGCCGTCGGTGGTCGTCATCGTCACGTCGGTGAGCGTGCCCTTGCTCACGGTGACGGCGGCGGAGTTGTTGATGGAGGCGTTGTCCGTGCCGTCCTTGGGCGTGATCTTGATCTCAGCCTGGGAGCTCTTCTTGGCCGCCGCCTCGTCGGCCTTGGCCTGCGAGGTGTCGCCGCCACTGCCGCCCGACGACGAGTCGTCGCCACCGGAACAGGCCGAGAGCACCAGCACCCCGCCGAGCAGAGCGGACGCGACCGTCAGGCCCCTGCGCCGCTTACTGACCGTCATCACACGCTTCTCCATCGTTGCCGAATCCCAGAATCCCCGAGAGTCCCCGTCAAGAACTAAACGCTACGACCGGTTCGTCCCGTTCCACCTTCTCGGAAGGTGTGGGGCACACCACGTCCGCCGTGGCGGAAGGTGCGTCTGTCGGTCCGTGCGACCCCTGAGACGACGAAACCCCGGGCGGCGGTTGCCGCCCGGGGTCACGATTCTCCCGAGCGCGCTCAGCCGACGACCTCTTCTTCCTCGTCTTCTTCTACATCATCCTCGTCGAGGTCCCAGTCCGGCGAATCCGGGTCGTAGTCGACGTGCTCACTGCTCCAGGATGCCTGGGCCAGTTCGAGCCCCGGCACGTCCCCCACCAGGTCGAACGGGTCCACGAGATACGCCAGAGCCTCCGCAGTGTCTTCCGTCACAGCGCTCTCGGCATGCGCCCGCTCGTCCTTCGGCATGTCCGGATCCTCCGCGATCCGCGCCAGCGCGGCCCGGGTGACGGCGTCCTGGTCGTCGACCTCGACGACGAGTTCCACCCGAAGTCGTACAAAACGTGATGTCTCTTCAGTGCTCATGCCCGGAGCGTAAAGCCCATCGCTCCCGTGACTTTCCCGTGACCCGCGCCTTTCACTAACATCGGCCCACACGGCCAATTCGCCAGCACCACAAGGGGATCGATATTCCGTGTCATCCGTTCGCCGTCCGTTGCTGACCGCCACCGCCGCGGGGACCCTGCTGGGTGCCCTGTGGTTCGTCCCGTCTGCCAACGCGACTCAGGACAGCCCGGCGAGAACAGAGCCGTCCGTGCAGGCCACCACGCAGGCGCGGGTCACGACCACCAGCGCGGAGACGTCCACGGACGACACCCGGCTCGCCGACACCGGCAGCTTCGACACCACGCCGTACGTCGTCGGCGGCACCCTCTTCCTCACGCTGGGTGCGGGCTTCGTCGTCTATTCGGTACGACGGGAACGCCTGGGGTTTTAACGGCCGCGAAGGTGCTCAGCGCGGCCGAGTTGACGAAGCTGCTGCTCGCCAAGGGCGATGCCGCCGGGTGCGACGCCCTGCCGAGGTCCAAGTGCGAAGTGAAGACGGACAAGGCCGCCTGTGCCCCGCCGGCGCACGCCATGGCGGGCCTCGCGCCGCGCGGGACGGAGGCCAAGCTCAGGTAACCGGCACGGGCCCTGTTCGCTCGTACGGCGAACAGGGCCGCGGCCCCCTTACAGCAGCGGCCCGGTGACGGCCTCCACCGCCGACACCAGCCGGCCCTCCCGCACGAAGACATCCGCCGCCGCGAGATCCGGCGCCAGGAACCGGTCGGGACCAGGACCCTCGACACCCGCCTTGCGTACGGCGGTGATGGCGGCCTGGGTCGCCGGTGCGGGGCTCAGACCCTCGCGCAACTCGACGGCGCGCGAGGCGGCGTAGAGCTCGACGGCGAGGACCCGGGTCAGGTTGTCGACGGCGGTGCGCAGCTTGCGCGCGGCCGACCAGCCCATCGAGACGTGGTCCTCCTGCATCGCGGAGGACGGGATCGAGTCCGCGGACGCGGGCACGGCCAGCCGCTTCAACTCACTGACCAGCGCGGCCTGCGTGTACTGGGCGATCATCAGCCCGGAGTCCACGCCGGCGTCGTCGGCGAGGAACGGCGGCAGCCCGTGGGACCGGTTCTTGTCGAGCAGCCGGTCGGTCCGCCGCTCGGCGATCGAGGCGAGGTCGGCGACGGCGATGGCGAGGAAGTCCAGCACGTAAGCCACCGGCGCGCCATGGAAGTTGCCGTTGGACTCCACCCGACCGTCCGGCAGCACCACGGGGTTGTCGACCGCGGACGCCAACTCCCGCTCCGCGACGAGCCGTGCGTGGGCCAGGGTGTCCCGCCCGGCGCCGGCGACCTGCGGGGCGCAGCGCACGGAGTAGGCGTCCTGGACGCGCGGCGCGTCGTCCTGGTGGTGCCCGGTGAGCTCCGAACCCTCCAGCACGGCCAGCATGTTGGCGGCCGAGGCGCCCTGCCCCGGATGCGGCCGGATGGCGTGCAGCTCGGGAGCGAGCACCTTGTCGGTACCGAGCAGGGCCTCCAGCGACAGGGCGGCGGTGATGTCGGCGGACTTGTAGAGCATGTCCAGGTCGGCGAGCGCCATGACCAGCATGCCGAGCATGCCGTCGGTGCCGTTGAGAAGGGCGAGCCCTTCCTTCTCCCGCAGTGCGACGGGCGTGATCCCGTGCTCGGCGAGCAGCTCACCGGCCGGCCGCACGACCCCGTCCGGCCCTTCGGCGTCCCCCTCCCCCATGAGGGTGAGGGCACAGTGCGAGAGCGGCGCGAGATCACCTGAGCAGCCGAGCGACCCGTACTCGTGCACGACCGGCGTGATCCCGGCGTTGAGCACATCGGCCATGGTCTGCGCGACCTCGGGCCGCACCCCCGTCCGCCCCGAGCAGACGGTCTTCAGCCGCAGGAACATCAGCGCCCGTACGACCTCCCGCTCGACCCGCGGCCCCATTCCCGCGGCGTGCGAGCGGACGATGTTGCGCTGCAGCTGGGCCCGGAGCTCCGGGCTGATGTGCCGGGTCGCGAGGGCGCCGAAGCCGGTGCTGACGCCGTAGACGGGCTCGGGCCTGGCCGCGAGGGCGTCCACGATCCCGCGGGCCGCGGCGAGAGCGGCGACGGCCTCTCCGGACAGCTCGATACGGGCACCGTCCCGCGCCACGGCAAGGACGTCGGACGCGGTGACCCCGGACGTCCCCACCACCACAGTGTGCATATCCATATTCAGGAGCGTACGCACTGAATTCCAGGATGTCACTACTGGGTAGGGGGTACGCCCCTTACCAGGCCGACCGGCCTCAGGGCTGCCGCCCCCGGAACGTCCGCCGCTCGGGCGTCTGCCCCGACGGAGCCGCATCGGCCAGCCGTACGACGGGATCGTCGGGCCCGCCCCGCCCCGCGACCACGGGCCTTTCGGCACGCTCGGCCTTGGCCCGGTACTGCGCGGCATCGGCGAGCCGGAAGAGCCGCCGGGCGGACCGGACGGGCCCGATGGGGTCCGCGGTGGAGGCCACCCCGCACGCCACCCCCTCCCCCAGCTCCAGCTCACCGGCCCGCCGGCAGAGTTCGTCGGCGGCCCTGACGACGTCGTCGGCGGACGGCCCGACGGCGAGCAGACAGAACTCGTCCCCACCGAGCCGGGCGGCCAGGGCCCCCGGCAGCATGGCCCCGCACAACGACAGGACCGACCCGAAACGCTCCAGCAGCCGATCGCCCACGGCATGCCCACGGGTGTCATTGACCCGCTTCAACCCGTTCAGGTCACACACCACGAGACTGACGACGACCCCGTCCCGCTTGTGCCGGTCGACGGCCTCGTCGAGCCGCGCGTCGACGGCACGGCGATTGGCGAGCCCGGTCAGCGCGTCCGTGAACGCCAGCCGTCTCGCCTCCTCCAGCCGCTCCGCCTGGGCGATTCCGGCGGCGACGACGGCGGCCAGTACGGTGGCGAAGTCGGCGTCCTCCCGTCCGAAGACGGGGGCACCGGTGGGCCGGGCGACATACAGCTCACCCCACGCCCGCCCGTTCAGCACGATCGGGGCGACGACACAGCTCCCCCGCCCCCTCCTACGGAGCGCGGCGACCCGCTGATGCACATACCCGGGCCGCCCCCCGGCTGCCGGCCCCTCCGCCGTCTCGACCCACGCGTTGGGCT from Streptomyces sp. CC0208 carries:
- a CDS encoding Ig-like domain-containing protein → MEKRVMTVSKRRRGLTVASALLGGVLVLSACSGGDDSSSGGSGGDTSQAKADEAAAKKSSQAEIKITPKDGTDNASINNSAAVTVSKGTLTDVTMTTTDGTKVAGALSADKTSWKPSTQLERSTTYKVAAEAKDSDGLVAHENASFTTVSPANSFIGNFTPEDGSTVGVGMPVSINFNKEITNKAAVQKGITVSSSSGQEVVCHWFSTVRMDCRPDQYWKENSTVTLKLALDGVEGASGVYGVQQKTVTFKIGRNQVSYVDAKTKQMKITHNGAVIKTIPISAGSPENKTYEGIMVMSEKFKETRMNGATVGFTDDDGKGEYDIKDVPHAIRLTNSGTFVHGNYWGAKSVFGNVNTSHGCVGLSDTKGANDTGTAGYWFYTHSIVGDVVVVKNTGDKTVAPDNGLNGWNLSWADWKAGSAV
- a CDS encoding antibiotic biosynthesis monooxygenase, encoding MTTETVEYIRYRIPEDRSPEFLSAYTHASVQLAAAPQCVDFELARCEEDFEHFVLRITWTSTEDHLEGFRKSELFPDFLAAIRPYIENIEEMRHYKPTTVRGRGAAVPTLFAWAGGAEAFGRLTTVFYEKVLADDLLAPVFAGLAPEHAEHVALWLAEVFGGPTAYSETQGGHGHMVAKHLGRDITEQQRRRWVNLIQDAADEAGLPTDAAFRSAFLAYVEWGTRLAVHFSGPDATPPAEQPVPKWNWGAAPPYQG
- a CDS encoding S8 family peptidase; the protein is MKKACAATIATAAAVALAAGMTSPASADAQQTASVSQSNKAQLTPKHRITLITGDRVVVDAKGRVVGLEPAKGREHIPVQLRKADGHTYVLPSDVVRLVSSGKLDQRLFDVTELNKAATRKSQSKGLKVIVGYKGAATAAKDDVRDAGTLRHSLTSLNADAVQTPKEDAPELWDAVTNGDKTASGIAHVWLDGVRKASLDKSVPQIGAPTAWAKGYDGKGVKIAVLDTGIDATHPDLKDQVIAAKNFSTSADATDKFGHGTHVASIAAGTGAKSNGKYKGVAPGAKLLNGKVLSDDGYGDDSQILAGMEWAAEQGANVVNLSLGGGDTPEIDPLEAEVNKLSAEKGILFAIAAGNSGPESVGSPGSADAALTVGAVDDKDKLADFSSTGPRTGDGAIKPDVTAPGVDITAAAAKGSLIDQEVGEKPPGYLTISGTSMATPHVAGAAAILKQEHPNWGYAELKGALTGSAKGGKYTPFQQGSGRIQVDKAITQSVIADPVSVSFGTQQWPHTDDKPDTKQVTYRNLGTKDVTLKLSSTATNPKGQAAPAGFFKLGATTVTVPANGGTASVPLTVNSKLGGTLDGAYSAYVTATGGGQTVRTAAAVQREVESYDVTLNVLDRDGKPAKNYSADLYGISGLANGKWYSPYDEDGSVTVRVPKGGYVLNSAYFVDPEDFSKGADWLVQPKLNVTKNTTVTLDARKAKPVDITVPDTAAKSEFASPGFQIDTPDGGYGFGWFLDSYAGFRTAHFGPQVTDGSLSEQFDGHWSKGATEQYDTVAGGKVKQFATGYTKHYKASELAKVKVGMGAAASDKKGSINAVGWLPGSFSASSMGIQQTLPGTRTLHLSTPSGVKWEMDFEQSGGVDEEGFPLSEAYYTLGAAQSFQGGKSYAKTFNTAVFGPHLNADFGLYRDGNEIFGSLPLFADGQGHAGSSVFTSVNTTLYKNGVKVGSNDDPLFGEKTFKVPAGQANYKLTTSVKRSVKVAAASTRIDASWTFASKKSADLTKLPASTVRFNATTGLDSRVEAGKTVKIPVTVEGSAKGSNLKSLAVYVSYDYGQTWKKVTVSGGKITVKNPAKGKAISFHAKIADKKGNKSTISIYNAYYGK
- a CDS encoding LPXTG cell wall anchor domain-containing protein, with translation MLTATAAGTLLGALWFVPSANATQDSPARTEPSVQATTQARVTTTSAETSTDDTRLADTGSFDTTPYVVGGTLFLTLGAGFVVYSVRRERLGF
- a CDS encoding ABC transporter permease — encoded protein: MFFTYLRRELRRRRKAALVVASGLALGIALVIVVSSVSSGMGKAQDKVLQSLYGLGTDMTVTKAAQPQASSSDRPRFRFDAQDNGSDAEQSSDRVMVQGFQTLSAATVTKVDGQTGVSDAVGGLSLQVIKINGQFTRGQFQQNGNGGGEGGFGRNGGGTGQPQGEVQGGGADFDVDNYSVFGTDVTKAALGPLTSSKITSGRTFTATETDAKVAVVDSAYAKEKKLKVGSTVTIKSVKFKVIGIATADSGDAAANVYVPLTQAQTLSDSKNKVTTIYVKATDSQKIDSVKSTIQKNVSGTTVTTSADLADTVSGSLSTASSLATNVGKWLSIAVLVAAFLVAGLLTSSAVSRRVREFGTLKALGWKSGRVTRQVVGEAMVNGLLGGTLGIGLGLAGAYVVTAISPTLQAQLGRGGGGGAGGPGGGGFGGPGRQAAARTLDVALTAPVSLTTVSIAVGLAVAGGLIAGAFGGWRASRLRPADALRRVE
- the hutH gene encoding histidine ammonia-lyase — its product is MHTVVVGTSGVTASDVLAVARDGARIELSGEAVAALAAARGIVDALAARPEPVYGVSTGFGALATRHISPELRAQLQRNIVRSHAAGMGPRVEREVVRALMFLRLKTVCSGRTGVRPEVAQTMADVLNAGITPVVHEYGSLGCSGDLAPLSHCALTLMGEGDAEGPDGVVRPAGELLAEHGITPVALREKEGLALLNGTDGMLGMLVMALADLDMLYKSADITAALSLEALLGTDKVLAPELHAIRPHPGQGASAANMLAVLEGSELTGHHQDDAPRVQDAYSVRCAPQVAGAGRDTLAHARLVAERELASAVDNPVVLPDGRVESNGNFHGAPVAYVLDFLAIAVADLASIAERRTDRLLDKNRSHGLPPFLADDAGVDSGLMIAQYTQAALVSELKRLAVPASADSIPSSAMQEDHVSMGWSAARKLRTAVDNLTRVLAVELYAASRAVELREGLSPAPATQAAITAVRKAGVEGPGPDRFLAPDLAAADVFVREGRLVSAVEAVTGPLL
- a CDS encoding ABC transporter ATP-binding protein — encoded protein: MYELRSVTKRYTRGKDTVDALAGVDLTIADGDRLVIQGPTGGGKSTLLQMLGGLDKPTEGEVVLDGTDLAKLSEARLTRVRSENIGFVFQSFNLIPTLTAQENVETALVPLGVKTKERRERAAEALASVGLGERLRHLPSELSGGQQQRVAIARALVKEPKVLLADEPTGNLDESMRDEIMDVLERMWKELGLTFIMVTHDSAIAKKAPRLATIRKGRITVKENAAS